TCAGAAGGTCGAACAATTGCGGAAATATGGACTTGGGATTTTGAAGAATTGGAGTGCGTTCACGATTATATACAGTGGTTGTTTCCTTTGCCTGAGCGAAGTGCATTTAATCCTGATGCTCCCATTCTTGACCAGGAAATAATTGAAGTATTTCAAAGCAACCCATATCTACGTCAAAATTTGCTGCGTTCTTTCACAATTATGCTTCAGTTTTATGGGTTGCAACGCTACGAGAGTAATGACGGAAAAGTAATTATCAACCAGTCAGAAGAGTATCAGAACCGTAAAAGCGAATGGGTCTGTATATTCAACCATAATTATCTTCGGATAACCCGGATTTTAAAGTGCTTGATGACTTTAGGATTAGAGAATGAAGCTCAAGCATTTTATGAATGCTTGCAGCAAATTTACCATGAGGATAGTAATCATATTGGTTCTGAAACATTCCAGTATTGGACAATTGCAGTCAAACCGAATCAGGCAATGTGATAAGGCACTTCTAAATAAAAAATATCCCATCACTGCGGGACACTATGCGTAGTTTGCTTCCTTAAAGGGGTACGCTTTTAGGGCAGGGGGCAGGGCTTACTTTTCACGGCATCTGGAAAACCTCACTTCTATTTCTCTCTTCCTTTAAGGAGAGAGACTTTGAAATTTCCCCCTTCCCGCGTCGGCAAGGGGGTTAGAGGTTGTTTGAAAAATAGTTGGCTGTGATTTTAGGCACTTATTGATCACTCTAAATCTCTCTTTTTAATGGGGATTTAGAGGGATCTAAAACGTTTTGCTACCGAGAAGAGGACTTTTCAAACATCCTCTTAGAAGGTTAGGTTTTTGGTGGACTTTTCCATATAACGTGAAAAGTCAGGGGGCAGGGAGAGAGAAAATTGTTTTGATTCGGTGAAATTGGATAATTTATTTCTGGGAATTCCTTAATTCCGTTGGATGCTCAGGGGATTGAGATGGTTGCTTGATACTTGGAGTCTAATATAGTTTGAGCTATTTATTTGTAGACGATCGCGTCTACTATTTAATTGAATCATTACTTAAGATTTATTAAAAAATATTAAATATCTTATGTCCAAATTACTTAGATACATTAGCATTTTTCTGATTACAGCCTGTTTACTATTTGCTTGTCATTCTTCAGCACCAACTGTATTAAAACACCCTCCATTGAAAGTGATGTTTGGATCTTTTGTAGGCGAGTGTCCAGGCATTATTGCACAAAAAAAAGGATTCTTCAAAGCTCAAGGGGTAAATGTAGAACAGATAGATATAAAACTAATTAATAAAGGATATATAAAATTGAAACAAGCAAATTTCAATGCGGGAAAATATGATGGTATTTCATTATCTTTAGGAAGTTTTATAATTTTGAGTGCCACAAATCCTGATATACAAAGTGTGCTTATTATAGATGAATCAACAGGAGCAGATGTGGTAGTTGCCCAATCACAAATTAAAACCGTTGCTGGCTTGAAAGGGAAAAAGCTGGGTACAAATCTAGGCAGTTTTAGTGAAGTTTTTGTGACCGAGATGTTGAAAACTGCAAATTTAACCAGCGATGATGTGAACTTGGTTAAATTAGAGGCTTCAGAAATTCCTCAATATCTGAAAAATAATGTTATCCAAGCCGGACACACTTGGCAACCCCATCTTTATGAAGCTATGAAATTAGGGGGAAATATCTTATTTACCAGCAAACAAACCCCTGGCTTGGTTTTAGATATGATTGTCTTTCGCGGTGATACAATCCGCGATCGCCCCGAAGATATTCGTGCATTTGTACGAGGATGGCTGCAAGCTGCGAACTACTGGAAAGCAAATGTTCAAGAAGGAAACGCTATCATTAGCAAAGCGTTAAAAATTCCTAGCAATACACTCTCTCTGGAAGGAGTAAACCTAACTAATCTAGGTGAAAATAAAAGATTATTTGAATCTAGCAATCCTAACTCAATCTACAAAACTGCCAAGATATATGCAGACTTTTTCATTCGCTCTGGAAACGTGACACGCATTCCTGAGCTAAAAAGTTTGTTTAATTCTTCCTTTTTGAATTCTGCCTCCTAGTATAAAGCCATGCAGCAATCTTTTTTGGGCAGTATCCGTACAAGATTGATCGCCTCGTTTCTCATTGTTGCTTTGATTCCATTACTGTTATTGGCATCTATCAACAAACAAACAACTGAAAAAGCACTAACTGACAACGCTCGACAAGCCCTATCTGCGGCGGCTAAGGAAACTACTAACAGAATAGATGCTTTTATTGATGGAAATCTCAATGCCGTTCGGGTAGAGGCGATTTTACCAGGTTTAGCACGCTACCTCAGCCTAACTCCAAAACAGCGAGATGACAGCCCCGAAATCCAATTAGCAACAGAAACATTAATCCGTCTCAGTCGCAAAGATATGCTGAATATTCTCTCTTATGCTTTGCTCGACTTAAACGGAAAAAATATATTGGATACACATACATCGAATATTGGCGAAGATGAATCAGTTCAAGATTATTTTAAAAACCCACTGAAAACTGGGTTTTCTTTTGTTTCTAGTATGAAGCGATCGCCAATAATTTCTGACCTTGTTACCCTGTTTTTTAGCAGTCCGGTTCGCAATGCCAAGGGAGATATAGTGGGTGTATTACGTGTTTCATACAATGCTACTGTTGTTCAGCAGTTAGTAACTAGAGAAACTGAACGGGCTGGGGCTAAATCATTTGCTATTCTTTTAGATGAAAATAATATTTATCTGGCACATAGCACTGCCTCAGAACTGCTTTTTAAATCAATTGTGCCTCTGCCTGCCGATGTTGTAACTCAACTGCAACAAGAAAGACGTTTACCAAATTATCCTGTCAAAGAATTGGCAACTAATGAGTCAAAACTTAAGCAAGCATTGGATAATAAACAGTCGGATTTAATTACATCTTTGTCAGCAACAGGTAATCAGGTTAATCTGATTGCGATCGCGCGTTTAAAATATAAGCCTTGGTCTGTGTTGTTCGCACAGCCCCTTACTGTTGCCCTAGCACCTGTAGAAAAGCAAATTAGTGACGCAATGTTTTTATTTGCAATTATCGCTTCAGTAGTGACAATCATTGCTTTTGCTATTGGGCAAGTGCTAACAAAGCCAATAATTTATCTTACCAATATAGTTTTTCAGTTTACCGCAGGTCACTTAGATATCCGCGCCAAAATTAGCTCAAAAGACGAAATAGGTCAACTAGCTAAATCGTTTAACAATATGGCACTTCAGTTACAAACATCTCTGGAAACTTTGGAACAACGGGTACAAGAGAGAACAGCAGAGTTAGTAATTGCTAAAGAAAAAGCAGAAGATGCAAATCATAAACTAGAACAACTGGTAAATCTAGATGGTTTGACTCAGGTGGCTAACCGTCGCTGCTTCGATGGACGACTGCAAGAAGAATGGAAATGCCTTGCACGAGAACAACGACCTCTGTCATTGATTTTATTGGATGTTGATAAATTCAAACTTTACAACGACTACTATGGACATCTTGGAGGCGATGATTGTCTAATCACGATCGCGCAAACAATGCAACAGGTGGTTCATCGTCCTGCTGATCTAGTAGCGCGTTACGGAGGAGAAGAATTTTCAGTACTCCTCCCCAATACTGACTTACTAGGAGCGATCAAAGTAGCACAAAGTATTCA
The Nostoc punctiforme PCC 73102 genome window above contains:
- a CDS encoding opioid growth factor receptor-related protein, whose amino-acid sequence is MIVPFYLGEQRDSEGRTIAEIWTWDFEELECVHDYIQWLFPLPERSAFNPDAPILDQEIIEVFQSNPYLRQNLLRSFTIMLQFYGLQRYESNDGKVIINQSEEYQNRKSEWVCIFNHNYLRITRILKCLMTLGLENEAQAFYECLQQIYHEDSNHIGSETFQYWTIAVKPNQAM
- a CDS encoding ABC transporter substrate-binding protein — protein: MSKLLRYISIFLITACLLFACHSSAPTVLKHPPLKVMFGSFVGECPGIIAQKKGFFKAQGVNVEQIDIKLINKGYIKLKQANFNAGKYDGISLSLGSFIILSATNPDIQSVLIIDESTGADVVVAQSQIKTVAGLKGKKLGTNLGSFSEVFVTEMLKTANLTSDDVNLVKLEASEIPQYLKNNVIQAGHTWQPHLYEAMKLGGNILFTSKQTPGLVLDMIVFRGDTIRDRPEDIRAFVRGWLQAANYWKANVQEGNAIISKALKIPSNTLSLEGVNLTNLGENKRLFESSNPNSIYKTAKIYADFFIRSGNVTRIPELKSLFNSSFLNSAS
- a CDS encoding diguanylate cyclase domain-containing protein, whose protein sequence is MQQSFLGSIRTRLIASFLIVALIPLLLLASINKQTTEKALTDNARQALSAAAKETTNRIDAFIDGNLNAVRVEAILPGLARYLSLTPKQRDDSPEIQLATETLIRLSRKDMLNILSYALLDLNGKNILDTHTSNIGEDESVQDYFKNPLKTGFSFVSSMKRSPIISDLVTLFFSSPVRNAKGDIVGVLRVSYNATVVQQLVTRETERAGAKSFAILLDENNIYLAHSTASELLFKSIVPLPADVVTQLQQERRLPNYPVKELATNESKLKQALDNKQSDLITSLSATGNQVNLIAIARLKYKPWSVLFAQPLTVALAPVEKQISDAMFLFAIIASVVTIIAFAIGQVLTKPIIYLTNIVFQFTAGHLDIRAKISSKDEIGQLAKSFNNMALQLQTSLETLEQRVQERTAELVIAKEKAEDANHKLEQLVNLDGLTQVANRRCFDGRLQEEWKCLAREQRPLSLILLDVDKFKLYNDYYGHLGGDDCLITIAQTMQQVVHRPADLVARYGGEEFSVLLPNTDLLGAIKVAQSIQQAICDRAIPHTQSDIKDIVTLSLGITSVIPTCDIKPDTIIASADKALYSAKKKGRDRYCTHLDI